The following are from one region of the Anabas testudineus chromosome 2, fAnaTes1.2, whole genome shotgun sequence genome:
- the LOC113164319 gene encoding uncharacterized protein LOC113164319 isoform X2, whose product MAQSGSCPNPDLSNGAIVLNPLGNCSDLDTQRGRGDEEGDEEDEEVELAEEVGEDVLVMVVAGDEQAERESGQHVEGEEVRIMQAALLPNGLIKEGEGESETLEENKVEGVEVQDNEHEQIYEQIKEKEGENKTKEESEDTQKEFLLCGSKKESEEYRGDEENEQETASLETEVKEEPMTELGNGFDEQHIVSTTDETETADESSSVFEASVKSIQLSTDDTRETEVAILSTNEVTETTDGQTTFDSVTMGIDEEIAIQHDPCQISTVQLISENLNEMKNTDDNNLESSKQEDESINNNTAWQQIDSAEAKIEAEGTNKLVKGVQPTSDAVLDVESETNLEVIQPQLASVPPEAQPWTEGGIDETRLVGINHQVQDEEQVRQVGVNALIATDGGGKTTEEEWKPSDNVISELMDEEEHRGRADKEMQEDSTVQVENQAMVVFPEPAVQFAEEVPLDQKQDVDLDQVEEAFELEEQGEVELDQPEGEVTIEEKTSPTEREDFQELHTPTFPRETESVWGDIFRDQATNQVILEDERGGEALEEAIVEEVEMAEEPVTVLDDEIEEIEGIHSSDPIPTEDINVETKDRESQELEVMKVGRDKNKDWKQNNDKGETENKKNTKDVIRDAELDINGKVKELRQAMENGILCPEPQPLWKEGWGTARMRSPRRKDNDWIKINQPEDKREPEMKDWRKELKPVKKEICENERGRKEWAKKDPSPEERSLPKTEDWIKELKSVIKDESLPKKKDEHVKKKRVVLLEDGHSYIPQREEFTEEKKEEVKLISHKRVESPLPHVRRNSKIPQDQDYEISLYVKAGSDGESIGNCPFSQRLFMILWLKGVIFNVTTVDLKRKPADLKDLAPVTQDWLLGILKPTQLALMCLPSSQHTSKTQEKTPMTP is encoded by the coding sequence ATGGCTCAATCAGGCTCCTGCCCAAATCCAGACCTGTCAAATGGTGCCATTGTCCTCAACCCTCTGGGTAATTGTTCTGATCTTGATAcccagagaggaagaggggatgaggagggagatgaggaagatgaggaggtgGAACTAGCTGAGGAGGTAGGGGAGGATGTTTTGGTGATGGTTGTGGCAGGAGACGAGCAAGCTGAAAGAGAAAGTGGACAGCATGTTGAAGGGGAGGAAGTGAGGATTATGCAAGCGGCCTTGTTACCAAATGGACTGATaaaggagggggagggagagagtgaaaCACTGGAGGAAAACAAGGTAGAGGGAGTTGAAGTGCAAGATAATGAGCACGAACAAATAtatgaacaaataaaagaaaaagagggcGAAAACAAGACAAAGGAAGAGTCAgaagacacacaaaaagaatTTCTCTTATGTGgcagtaaaaaagaaagtgaagagtACAGGggagatgaagaaaatgaacaagagACAGCAAGTTTAGAGACAGAGGTAAAGGAGGAACCTATGACTGAGTTAGGCAATGGATTTGATGAACAACACATCGTGTCCACTACTGACGAAACAGAGACTGCTGATGAATCTAGTAGTGTTTTTGAGGCGTCAGTAAAGTCCATACAGTTGTCTACTGATGACACACGTGAAACTGAAGTTGCTATTCTTTCCACTAATGAGGTGACAGAGACCACTGATGGTCAAACAACATTTGACTCTGTTACAATGGGGATAGATGAAGAAATCGCCATTCAACATGACCCATGTCAAATTTCAACGGTTCAGTTAATCAgtgaaaatctaaatgaaatgaaaaacacagatgacaatAACTTAGAATCCAGCAAACAGGAAGACGAATCTATTAATAATAACACCGCATGGCAACAGATAGATTCAGCAGAGGCAAAGATAGAGGCTGAGGGAACTAACAAATTGGTGAAAGGTGTCCAGCCCACTTCTGATGCTGTTCTAGATGTAGAGAGTGAAACAAACCTGGAAGTAATACAGCCACAGTTGGCCTCTGTACCTCCTGAAGCTCAGCCATGGACAGAAGGAGGGATTGACGAAACAAGGTTGGTAGGGATCAATCATCAGGTGCAGGATGAAGAGCAAGTGCGACAGGTTGGGGTTAATGCTCTAATAGCTACGGATGGGGGAGGAAAGACTACGGAAGAGGAGTGGAAGCCAAGTGATAATGTTATTAGCGAGTTGATGGATGAAGAAGAGCACAGAGGAAGAGCTGATAAAGAAATGCAAGAAGACTCTACGGTTCAGGTTGAAAACCAGGCAATGGTAGTCTTTCCAGAACCAGCAGTACAGTTTGCAGAGGAGGTACCATTAGATCAAAAGCAAGATGTGGATTTGGACCAGGTGGAGGAGGCCTTTGAACTGGAGGAACAGGGTGAAGTTGAACTGGACCAGCCAGAAGGTGAGGTCACGATAGAGGAGAAAACATCCCCAACAGAGCGGGAGGATTTTCAGGAACTTCATACGCCTACATTCCCCAGAGAAACAGAATCAGTGTGGGGGGACATTTTCAGAGACCAGGCGACAAATCAAGTCATATTAGAAGATGAAAGGGGAGGGGAAGCACTGGAAGAAGCAATTGTGGAAGAGGTAGAGATGGCAGAAGAGCCTGTTACTGTTTTAGATGATGAAATTGAAGAGATAGAGGGAATTCATAGTAGTGATCCAATCCCTACTGAAGACATCAATgtggagacaaaagacagagaatCTCAAGAGCTAGAAGTTATGAAGGTGGGAcgtgataaaaataaagattggaagcaaaataatgacaaaggagagacagagaataaaaaaaatacaaaagatgtTATTAGAGACGCAGAGTTGGACATAAATGGAAAAGTTAAAGAACTGAGGCAAGCAATGGAAAATGGGATCTTATGTCCTGAGCCGCAACCACTCTGGAAGGAAGGATGGGGGACAGCAAGAATGCGGTCACCTAGAAGAAAAGATAATGACTGGATTAAAATTAATCAACCAGAGGATAAGAGAGAACCAGAGATGAAAGACTGGAGGAAAGAATTGAAGCCAGTGAAAAAAGAGATCTGCgaaaatgaaagaggaaggaaggaatgGGCAAAGAAAGATCCATCGCCAGAAGAGAGAAGTCTGCCAAAGACGGAGGACTGGATAAAGGAGCTGAAGTCAGTGATCAAAGACGAATCCCTTCCCAAAAAAAAAGACGAACATGTGAAGAAAAAGCGAGTGGTGCTGCTGGAGGATGGTCATTCCTACATCCCCCAGCGAGAGGAGTTCactgaggagaagaaagaggaggtgaaaCTGATCTCCCATAAGAGAGTGGAGAGCCCTCTGCCCCATGTGCGCAGGAACAGCAAAATACCACAGGACCAGGACTACGAGATCTCTCTCTATGTCAag